One Helianthus annuus cultivar XRQ/B chromosome 12, HanXRQr2.0-SUNRISE, whole genome shotgun sequence genomic region harbors:
- the LOC110895733 gene encoding telomerase reverse transcriptase isoform X5, whose amino-acid sequence MRKVRKRVPEVLWKLFGKRAQSLAEALLSLIPPATLQCRCKGSRACLRCRSSDTERMSFLLREDDPSHYRTLLNHCFVVLFHTAPSPPPFDYHSRFSQIELVRKTIEMILSENISTKNVICTGYNKHKRSSTALEALTSSSWNLLLKRVGDGLMVHLLKHSLIFMPLNRKKHHQVAGIAINDLCWQHLKNHQHSSESSLSCHGDSTVRVDLSQENGVLSRKRLRSRACRRKRKRRKLSSQYTKSSLPEKMKSLCSCCSVWQTLQKVSTKNQINKRPMLYKLERTSSILPEKHIINSLRPNACGANALFKDIFDVCSALQPTQCTHSNDTCVVGATCLYHSLHKRLKILIRKASHCPRVKLLNKHILDQSSTSEQSSELSCSKRQVVSFVWAACMNIIPRELLGNWRILRKNISKFIRLRIYEKFSLHQCMYKLKISDFQFLSAICNSGIIRKLLERWTYWVFAFIVVPLLQANFYVTESEHGKLQVFFYEKSVWEKLMKTSIGCLKDECYRLVNVTSVKQIVSCRRFGFSRVRFRPKANGIRPLANLKSSSRLQISHSIKEFKAVNVVLQDLHAALKDVQIKAPEKLGSSVFSYNDVHRNLRNFISRVKSGSSTLPRMYMVVADVQKAYDSIDQDKLLHLMKDVIVDDHLLHQTHQIIASNQHFQVLPYINLCKQFRSHAQSHSSHSIILDQGRSRIAAKDDLHFNLQQHVKNNLLYIDQRFYQQNVGIPQGSILSSLLCSFYFGHMETTKLVPFLDKITKSDFMLLRFIDDFLFISTSKKLALGFFSRLERGFCEYNCSMNKEKFGLSFDFGQIKSKLNWSDFDGNGNKFVRWSGLLINCKTLEVQADYTRYLNAHLRSTLTVCWQGNPGQHFRKKMCDYLRPKCHPIFYDSNINSAAVVRLNIHQAFLLCAMKFHCYACDLSDICTFDSRSYLDIICKSLSFGVGGLTGSSLFIPWDRVLFFRYMYRLMKRRVFSMQVDPGLRPFIRVRRREVDWLGLTAYVEVLKRKQSRYNELLYLLELKLKSVTIESPDLKSAADKSNSSVLWKIKY is encoded by the exons ATGAGGAAGGTGAGGAAGAGAGTACCTGAGGTGCTATGGAAATTGTTTGGAAAGCGCGCTCAAAGCCTCGCGGAAGCCTTACTTTCCTTGATCCCTCCGGCGACGCTTCAATGCCGCTGCAAGGGCAGTCGGGCTTGTCTTCGATGCCGCTCCTCCGACACTGAGCGTATGTCGTTTTTGCTCCGAGAAGACGATCCATCCCACTACCGTACCCTCCTCAATCACTGCTTTGTCGTCCTCTTCCACACTGCGCCATCTCCTCCTCCTTTCGATTACCATTCTCGCTTCTCCCAGATAGAG CTTGTTAGAAAGACCATTGAAATGATATTATCTGAGAACATATCCACAAAGAATGTAATATGCACAGGCTATAACAAG CACAAGCGTTCAAGCACTGCTTTAGAAGCTCTAACGTCATCCTCATGGAATCTGCTTCTAAAGAGG GTAGGAGATGGGCTCATGGTTCATTTATTGAAACATTCTTTAATATTTATGCCTCTCAATAGAAAGAAACATCATCAGGTAGCAGGAATTGCCATTAATGACTTATGCTGGCAACACTTGAAGAATCACCAGCATTCATCAG AAAGTTCTCTGAGTTGTCATGGAGATTCCACAGTTCGTGTCGACTTAAGTCAAGAAAATGGAGTCCTGTCTAGGAAGCGATTAAGATCACGTGCTTGCAGACGCAAGCGTAAACGTAGGAAGCTTTCGTCTCAGTACACAAAAAGTTCATTACCTGAGAAG ATGAAATCCCTGTGCTCATGTTGTTCAGTCTGGCAAACACTACAGAAAGTTTCGACAAAAAATCAGATTAATAAGCGACCCATGTTATATAAATTGGAACGCACATCGTCAATTCTTCCAGAAAAAC ATATAATTAATTCTCTGAGGCCTAATGCTTGTGGTGCAAATGCTCTGTTCAAGGACATTTTTGATGTCTGCTCAGCTCTTCAGCCAACCCAATGCACTCACAGCAATGACACATGCGTCGTTGGAGCGACATGCCT ATATCACTCTCTTCACAAGCGGCTCAAGATTCTTATACGCAAAGCAAGTCATTGCCCACGAGTAAAGTTACTGAATAAGCATATCTTGGATCAAAGCTCCACATCTGAG CAATCTTCAGAGTTATCTTGCTCAAAACGCCAGGTGGTGTCGTTTGTATGGGCTGCTTGTATGAACATTATCCCCCGGGAACTGCTTGGAAATTGGAGGATTCTAAGGAAGAATATATCTAAGTTCATCAGGCTACGGATATACGAGAAGTTTTCTCTACATCAGTGCATGTATAAACTGAAAATATCAGACTTTCAGTTCCTATCAGCTATCTGCAATTCGGGTATCATTCGGAAGCTTCTAGAAAGATGGACATATTGGGTGTTTGCGTTCATTGTAGTGCCGTTGCTGCAAGCTAACTTTTATGTAACTGAAAGTGAGCATGGGAAGTTACAAGTGTTCTTCTACGAGAAATCAGTCTGGGAAAAACTGATGAAAACCTCAATTGGATGCTTAAAGGATGAATGTTACAGGTTGGTAAATGTGACTTCTGTTAAACAAATAGTGAGTTGTAGAAGATTTGGTTTCTCTAGGGTTAGATTCCGGCCAAAAGCTAACGGAATACGACCACTGGCTAATCTTAAATCGTCATCGCGACTGCAAATTTCACATTCTATTAAGGAATTCAAGGCCGTAAATGTCGTTCTTCAGGATCTACATGCCGCCTTAAAAGATGTGCAAATTAAAGCTCCTGAAAAATTAGGTTCGTCAGTGTTCAGTTACAATGACGTGCACAGAAACTTGAGGAATTTTATATCTCGAGTAAAAAGCGGATCCAGCACGTTGCCTCGCATGTATATGGTTGTCGCTGATGTTCAAAAAGCTTATGATTCCATCGATCAGGATAAACTGCTTCATCTGATGAAAGATGTTATAGTGGATGATCATCTCCTGCATCAAACACACCAAATTATCGCCTCAAACCAACATTTTCAAGTGCTTCCATACATCAATTTGTGTAAACAGTTCCGATCTCATGCTCAGAGTCACTCATCTCATAGCATTATTCTCGATCAG GGAAGAAGCAGAATAGCAGCGAAAGATGATCTCCATTTTAATCTTCAACAACATGTGAAGAACAACCTGCTGTATATAGATCAAAGATTTTACCAGCAAAATGTTGGCATACCACAAGGAAGCATTTTGTCTTCATTACTCTGCTCATTCTACTTTGGACACATGGAAACTACCAAACTGGTTCCATTTTTAGACAAGATAACCAAATCTGATTTCATGCTGCTTAGGTTTATCGATGATTTTCTTTTTATATCAACCTCAAAGAAACTAGCCCTTGGGTTCTTTTCCAGGCTAGAAAGAGGATTCTGCGAGTACAACTGCAGCATGAACAAAGAAAAATTCGGTTTAAGTTTTGACTTTGGCCAAATAAAGTCAAAATTAAACTGGTCCGATTTCGATGGAAATGGTAATAAGTTTGTTAGATGGAGTGGTTTGCTCATCAATTGCAAGACTCTAGAAGTTCAGGCAGACTACACAAGGTACCTGAATGCCCATTTAAGATCCACTCTTACAGTGTGTTGGCAAGGGAATCCTGGTCAACATTTCAGgaaaaaaatgtgtgattattTGCGACCCAAATGTCACCCCATCTTTTATGATTCAAATATTAATTCAGCAGCAGTTGTCAGGTTGAATATCCATCAAGCGTTTCTTCTATGCGCGATGAAGTTCCATTGCTACGCATGTGATTTATCTGACATCTGTACTTTTGACTCCAGATCTTATTTGGACATCATCTGCAAGTCTCTGAG TTTTGGAGTTGGGGGTCTCACCGGAAGCAGCCTCTTTATCCCTtgggatagag TCTTATTTTTCAGGTATATGTATAGGCTTATGAAGAGAAGAGTGTTTTCCATGCAAGTCGATCCTGGTTTACGGCCATTTATTAGAGTGAGAAGGAGGGAAGTTGACTGGCTTGGATTAACCGCTTACGTTGAAGTCCTAAAGCGAAAGCAATCACGATACAATGAACTATTATATTTATTGGAGTTGAAGTTGAAATCGGTTACCATTGAATCACCGGACTTAAAGTCTGCTGCTGATAAATCCAACTCCTCGGTACTATGGAAAATAAAGTACTGA
- the LOC110895733 gene encoding telomerase reverse transcriptase isoform X15, with amino-acid sequence MRKVRKRVPEVLWKLFGKRAQSLAEALLSLIPPATLQCRCKGSRACLRCRSSDTERMSFLLREDDPSHYRTLLNHCFVVLFHTAPSPPPFDYHSRFSQIELVRKTIEMILSENISTKNVICTGYNKHKRSSTALEALTSSSWNLLLKRVGDGLMVHLLKHSLIFMPLNRKKHHQVAGIAINDLCWQHLKNHQHSSGVPERHHKADSVFMNIDIPESSLSCHGDSTVRVDLSQENGVLSRKRLRSRACRRKRKRRKLSSQYTKSSLPEKMKSLCSCCSVWQTLQKVSTKNQINKRPMLYKLERTSSILPEKHIINSLRPNACGANALFKDIFDVCSALQPTQCTHSNDTCVVGATCLYHSLHKRLKILIRKASHCPRVKLLNKHILDQSSTSEQSSELSCSKRQVVSFVWAACMNIIPRELLGNWRILRKNISKFIRLRIYEKFSLHQCMYKLKISDFQFLSAICNSGIIRKLLERWTYWVFAFIVVPLLQANFYVTESEHGKLQVFFYEKSVWEKLMKTSIGCLKDECYRLVNVTSVKQIVSCRRFGFSRVRFRPKANGIRPLANLKSSSRLQISHSIKEFKAVNVVLQDLHAALKDVQIKAPEKLGSSVFSYNDVHRNLRNFISRVKSGSSTLPRMYMVVADVQKAYDSIDQDKLLHLMKDVIVDDHLLHQTHQIIASNQHFQVLPYINLCKQFRSHAQSHSSHSIILDQGRSRIAAKDDLHFNLQQHVKNNLLYIDQRFYQQNVGIPQGSILSSLLCSFYFGHMETTKLVPFLDKITKSDFMLLRFIDDFLFISTSKKLALGFFSRLERGFCEYNCSMNKEKFGLSFDFGQIKSKLNWSDFDGNGNKFVRWSGLLINCKTLEVQADYTRLNIHQAFLLCAMKFHCYACDLSDICTFDSRSYLDIICKSLRYMYRLMKRRVFSMQVDPGLRPFIRVRRREVDWLGLTAYVEVLKRKQSRYNELLYLLELKLKSVTIESPDLKSAADKSNSSVLWKIKY; translated from the exons ATGAGGAAGGTGAGGAAGAGAGTACCTGAGGTGCTATGGAAATTGTTTGGAAAGCGCGCTCAAAGCCTCGCGGAAGCCTTACTTTCCTTGATCCCTCCGGCGACGCTTCAATGCCGCTGCAAGGGCAGTCGGGCTTGTCTTCGATGCCGCTCCTCCGACACTGAGCGTATGTCGTTTTTGCTCCGAGAAGACGATCCATCCCACTACCGTACCCTCCTCAATCACTGCTTTGTCGTCCTCTTCCACACTGCGCCATCTCCTCCTCCTTTCGATTACCATTCTCGCTTCTCCCAGATAGAG CTTGTTAGAAAGACCATTGAAATGATATTATCTGAGAACATATCCACAAAGAATGTAATATGCACAGGCTATAACAAG CACAAGCGTTCAAGCACTGCTTTAGAAGCTCTAACGTCATCCTCATGGAATCTGCTTCTAAAGAGG GTAGGAGATGGGCTCATGGTTCATTTATTGAAACATTCTTTAATATTTATGCCTCTCAATAGAAAGAAACATCATCAGGTAGCAGGAATTGCCATTAATGACTTATGCTGGCAACACTTGAAGAATCACCAGCATTCATCAG GTGTTCCTGAGAGGCACCATAAAGCTGATTCTGTCTTTATGAATATCGATATTCCAGAAAGTTCTCTGAGTTGTCATGGAGATTCCACAGTTCGTGTCGACTTAAGTCAAGAAAATGGAGTCCTGTCTAGGAAGCGATTAAGATCACGTGCTTGCAGACGCAAGCGTAAACGTAGGAAGCTTTCGTCTCAGTACACAAAAAGTTCATTACCTGAGAAG ATGAAATCCCTGTGCTCATGTTGTTCAGTCTGGCAAACACTACAGAAAGTTTCGACAAAAAATCAGATTAATAAGCGACCCATGTTATATAAATTGGAACGCACATCGTCAATTCTTCCAGAAAAAC ATATAATTAATTCTCTGAGGCCTAATGCTTGTGGTGCAAATGCTCTGTTCAAGGACATTTTTGATGTCTGCTCAGCTCTTCAGCCAACCCAATGCACTCACAGCAATGACACATGCGTCGTTGGAGCGACATGCCT ATATCACTCTCTTCACAAGCGGCTCAAGATTCTTATACGCAAAGCAAGTCATTGCCCACGAGTAAAGTTACTGAATAAGCATATCTTGGATCAAAGCTCCACATCTGAG CAATCTTCAGAGTTATCTTGCTCAAAACGCCAGGTGGTGTCGTTTGTATGGGCTGCTTGTATGAACATTATCCCCCGGGAACTGCTTGGAAATTGGAGGATTCTAAGGAAGAATATATCTAAGTTCATCAGGCTACGGATATACGAGAAGTTTTCTCTACATCAGTGCATGTATAAACTGAAAATATCAGACTTTCAGTTCCTATCAGCTATCTGCAATTCGGGTATCATTCGGAAGCTTCTAGAAAGATGGACATATTGGGTGTTTGCGTTCATTGTAGTGCCGTTGCTGCAAGCTAACTTTTATGTAACTGAAAGTGAGCATGGGAAGTTACAAGTGTTCTTCTACGAGAAATCAGTCTGGGAAAAACTGATGAAAACCTCAATTGGATGCTTAAAGGATGAATGTTACAGGTTGGTAAATGTGACTTCTGTTAAACAAATAGTGAGTTGTAGAAGATTTGGTTTCTCTAGGGTTAGATTCCGGCCAAAAGCTAACGGAATACGACCACTGGCTAATCTTAAATCGTCATCGCGACTGCAAATTTCACATTCTATTAAGGAATTCAAGGCCGTAAATGTCGTTCTTCAGGATCTACATGCCGCCTTAAAAGATGTGCAAATTAAAGCTCCTGAAAAATTAGGTTCGTCAGTGTTCAGTTACAATGACGTGCACAGAAACTTGAGGAATTTTATATCTCGAGTAAAAAGCGGATCCAGCACGTTGCCTCGCATGTATATGGTTGTCGCTGATGTTCAAAAAGCTTATGATTCCATCGATCAGGATAAACTGCTTCATCTGATGAAAGATGTTATAGTGGATGATCATCTCCTGCATCAAACACACCAAATTATCGCCTCAAACCAACATTTTCAAGTGCTTCCATACATCAATTTGTGTAAACAGTTCCGATCTCATGCTCAGAGTCACTCATCTCATAGCATTATTCTCGATCAG GGAAGAAGCAGAATAGCAGCGAAAGATGATCTCCATTTTAATCTTCAACAACATGTGAAGAACAACCTGCTGTATATAGATCAAAGATTTTACCAGCAAAATGTTGGCATACCACAAGGAAGCATTTTGTCTTCATTACTCTGCTCATTCTACTTTGGACACATGGAAACTACCAAACTGGTTCCATTTTTAGACAAGATAACCAAATCTGATTTCATGCTGCTTAGGTTTATCGATGATTTTCTTTTTATATCAACCTCAAAGAAACTAGCCCTTGGGTTCTTTTCCAGGCTAGAAAGAGGATTCTGCGAGTACAACTGCAGCATGAACAAAGAAAAATTCGGTTTAAGTTTTGACTTTGGCCAAATAAAGTCAAAATTAAACTGGTCCGATTTCGATGGAAATGGTAATAAGTTTGTTAGATGGAGTGGTTTGCTCATCAATTGCAAGACTCTAGAAGTTCAGGCAGACTACACAAG GTTGAATATCCATCAAGCGTTTCTTCTATGCGCGATGAAGTTCCATTGCTACGCATGTGATTTATCTGACATCTGTACTTTTGACTCCAGATCTTATTTGGACATCATCTGCAAGTCTCTGAG GTATATGTATAGGCTTATGAAGAGAAGAGTGTTTTCCATGCAAGTCGATCCTGGTTTACGGCCATTTATTAGAGTGAGAAGGAGGGAAGTTGACTGGCTTGGATTAACCGCTTACGTTGAAGTCCTAAAGCGAAAGCAATCACGATACAATGAACTATTATATTTATTGGAGTTGAAGTTGAAATCGGTTACCATTGAATCACCGGACTTAAAGTCTGCTGCTGATAAATCCAACTCCTCGGTACTATGGAAAATAAAGTACTGA
- the LOC110895733 gene encoding telomerase reverse transcriptase isoform X7, protein MRKVRKRVPEVLWKLFGKRAQSLAEALLSLIPPATLQCRCKGSRACLRCRSSDTERMSFLLREDDPSHYRTLLNHCFVVLFHTAPSPPPFDYHSRFSQIELVRKTIEMILSENISTKNVICTGYNKHKRSSTALEALTSSSWNLLLKRVGDGLMVHLLKHSLIFMPLNRKKHHQVAGIAINDLCWQHLKNHQHSSGVPERHHKADSVFMNIDIPESSLSCHGDSTVRVDLSQENGVLSRKRLRSRACRRKRKRRKLSSQYTKSSLPEKMKSLCSCCSVWQTLQKVSTKNQINKRPMLYKLERTSSILPEKHIINSLRPNACGANALFKDIFDVCSALQPTQCTHSNDTCVVGATCLYHSLHKRLKILIRKASHCPRVKLLNKHILDQSSTSEQSSELSCSKRQVVSFVWAACMNIIPRELLGNWRILRKNISKFIRLRIYEKFSLHQCMYKLKISDFQFLSAICNSGIIRKLLERWTYWVFAFIVVPLLQANFYVTESEHGKLQVFFYEKSVWEKLMKTSIGCLKDECYRLVNVTSVKQIVSCRRFGFSRVRFRPKANGIRPLANLKSSSRLQISHSIKEFKAVNVVLQDLHAALKDVQIKAPEKLGSSVFSYNDVHRNLRNFISRVKSGSSTLPRMYMVVADVQKAYDSIDQDKLLHLMKDVIVDDHLLHQTHQIIASNQHFQVLPYINLCKQFRSHAQSHSSHSIILDQGRSRIAAKDDLHFNLQQHVKNNLLYIDQRFYQQNVGIPQGSILSSLLCSFYFGHMETTKLVPFLDKITKSDFMLLRFIDDFLFISTSKKLALGFFSRLERGFCEYNCSMNKEKFGLSFDFGQIKSKLNWSDFDGNGNKFVRWSGLLINCKTLEVQADYTRYLNAHLRSTLTVCWQGNPGQHFRKKMCDYLRPKCHPIFYDSNINSAAVVRLNIHQAFLLCAMKFHCYACDLSDICTFDSRSYLDIICKSLRYMYRLMKRRVFSMQVDPGLRPFIRVRRREVDWLGLTAYVEVLKRKQSRYNELLYLLELKLKSVTIESPDLKSAADKSNSSVLWKIKY, encoded by the exons ATGAGGAAGGTGAGGAAGAGAGTACCTGAGGTGCTATGGAAATTGTTTGGAAAGCGCGCTCAAAGCCTCGCGGAAGCCTTACTTTCCTTGATCCCTCCGGCGACGCTTCAATGCCGCTGCAAGGGCAGTCGGGCTTGTCTTCGATGCCGCTCCTCCGACACTGAGCGTATGTCGTTTTTGCTCCGAGAAGACGATCCATCCCACTACCGTACCCTCCTCAATCACTGCTTTGTCGTCCTCTTCCACACTGCGCCATCTCCTCCTCCTTTCGATTACCATTCTCGCTTCTCCCAGATAGAG CTTGTTAGAAAGACCATTGAAATGATATTATCTGAGAACATATCCACAAAGAATGTAATATGCACAGGCTATAACAAG CACAAGCGTTCAAGCACTGCTTTAGAAGCTCTAACGTCATCCTCATGGAATCTGCTTCTAAAGAGG GTAGGAGATGGGCTCATGGTTCATTTATTGAAACATTCTTTAATATTTATGCCTCTCAATAGAAAGAAACATCATCAGGTAGCAGGAATTGCCATTAATGACTTATGCTGGCAACACTTGAAGAATCACCAGCATTCATCAG GTGTTCCTGAGAGGCACCATAAAGCTGATTCTGTCTTTATGAATATCGATATTCCAGAAAGTTCTCTGAGTTGTCATGGAGATTCCACAGTTCGTGTCGACTTAAGTCAAGAAAATGGAGTCCTGTCTAGGAAGCGATTAAGATCACGTGCTTGCAGACGCAAGCGTAAACGTAGGAAGCTTTCGTCTCAGTACACAAAAAGTTCATTACCTGAGAAG ATGAAATCCCTGTGCTCATGTTGTTCAGTCTGGCAAACACTACAGAAAGTTTCGACAAAAAATCAGATTAATAAGCGACCCATGTTATATAAATTGGAACGCACATCGTCAATTCTTCCAGAAAAAC ATATAATTAATTCTCTGAGGCCTAATGCTTGTGGTGCAAATGCTCTGTTCAAGGACATTTTTGATGTCTGCTCAGCTCTTCAGCCAACCCAATGCACTCACAGCAATGACACATGCGTCGTTGGAGCGACATGCCT ATATCACTCTCTTCACAAGCGGCTCAAGATTCTTATACGCAAAGCAAGTCATTGCCCACGAGTAAAGTTACTGAATAAGCATATCTTGGATCAAAGCTCCACATCTGAG CAATCTTCAGAGTTATCTTGCTCAAAACGCCAGGTGGTGTCGTTTGTATGGGCTGCTTGTATGAACATTATCCCCCGGGAACTGCTTGGAAATTGGAGGATTCTAAGGAAGAATATATCTAAGTTCATCAGGCTACGGATATACGAGAAGTTTTCTCTACATCAGTGCATGTATAAACTGAAAATATCAGACTTTCAGTTCCTATCAGCTATCTGCAATTCGGGTATCATTCGGAAGCTTCTAGAAAGATGGACATATTGGGTGTTTGCGTTCATTGTAGTGCCGTTGCTGCAAGCTAACTTTTATGTAACTGAAAGTGAGCATGGGAAGTTACAAGTGTTCTTCTACGAGAAATCAGTCTGGGAAAAACTGATGAAAACCTCAATTGGATGCTTAAAGGATGAATGTTACAGGTTGGTAAATGTGACTTCTGTTAAACAAATAGTGAGTTGTAGAAGATTTGGTTTCTCTAGGGTTAGATTCCGGCCAAAAGCTAACGGAATACGACCACTGGCTAATCTTAAATCGTCATCGCGACTGCAAATTTCACATTCTATTAAGGAATTCAAGGCCGTAAATGTCGTTCTTCAGGATCTACATGCCGCCTTAAAAGATGTGCAAATTAAAGCTCCTGAAAAATTAGGTTCGTCAGTGTTCAGTTACAATGACGTGCACAGAAACTTGAGGAATTTTATATCTCGAGTAAAAAGCGGATCCAGCACGTTGCCTCGCATGTATATGGTTGTCGCTGATGTTCAAAAAGCTTATGATTCCATCGATCAGGATAAACTGCTTCATCTGATGAAAGATGTTATAGTGGATGATCATCTCCTGCATCAAACACACCAAATTATCGCCTCAAACCAACATTTTCAAGTGCTTCCATACATCAATTTGTGTAAACAGTTCCGATCTCATGCTCAGAGTCACTCATCTCATAGCATTATTCTCGATCAG GGAAGAAGCAGAATAGCAGCGAAAGATGATCTCCATTTTAATCTTCAACAACATGTGAAGAACAACCTGCTGTATATAGATCAAAGATTTTACCAGCAAAATGTTGGCATACCACAAGGAAGCATTTTGTCTTCATTACTCTGCTCATTCTACTTTGGACACATGGAAACTACCAAACTGGTTCCATTTTTAGACAAGATAACCAAATCTGATTTCATGCTGCTTAGGTTTATCGATGATTTTCTTTTTATATCAACCTCAAAGAAACTAGCCCTTGGGTTCTTTTCCAGGCTAGAAAGAGGATTCTGCGAGTACAACTGCAGCATGAACAAAGAAAAATTCGGTTTAAGTTTTGACTTTGGCCAAATAAAGTCAAAATTAAACTGGTCCGATTTCGATGGAAATGGTAATAAGTTTGTTAGATGGAGTGGTTTGCTCATCAATTGCAAGACTCTAGAAGTTCAGGCAGACTACACAAGGTACCTGAATGCCCATTTAAGATCCACTCTTACAGTGTGTTGGCAAGGGAATCCTGGTCAACATTTCAGgaaaaaaatgtgtgattattTGCGACCCAAATGTCACCCCATCTTTTATGATTCAAATATTAATTCAGCAGCAGTTGTCAGGTTGAATATCCATCAAGCGTTTCTTCTATGCGCGATGAAGTTCCATTGCTACGCATGTGATTTATCTGACATCTGTACTTTTGACTCCAGATCTTATTTGGACATCATCTGCAAGTCTCTGAG GTATATGTATAGGCTTATGAAGAGAAGAGTGTTTTCCATGCAAGTCGATCCTGGTTTACGGCCATTTATTAGAGTGAGAAGGAGGGAAGTTGACTGGCTTGGATTAACCGCTTACGTTGAAGTCCTAAAGCGAAAGCAATCACGATACAATGAACTATTATATTTATTGGAGTTGAAGTTGAAATCGGTTACCATTGAATCACCGGACTTAAAGTCTGCTGCTGATAAATCCAACTCCTCGGTACTATGGAAAATAAAGTACTGA